A single region of the Candidatus Binatia bacterium genome encodes:
- a CDS encoding GNAT family protein produces the protein MKNQFLVGRNTYLRPLERQDASLIVQWLNDPEVTRTLAIYRPINLQAEEEFIAMIYESESEFVLGITAQDSDGLIGVTGLHRMDFKNRHANFGIAIGDKDQWGKGYGTEVTSLMLRHAFEGLNMNRVWLHVYENNVRGIKTYERTGFRKEGLLRQERYSEGRYWDTIVMAILREEWDALQPRR, from the coding sequence ATGAAGAATCAATTCCTGGTCGGCAGGAACACCTACCTGCGCCCGCTGGAGCGCCAGGATGCGTCGCTGATCGTGCAGTGGCTCAATGATCCTGAAGTCACACGCACCCTGGCAATCTATCGTCCCATCAACCTCCAAGCCGAAGAGGAATTCATCGCCATGATCTATGAAAGCGAGTCTGAGTTCGTCCTCGGCATCACGGCCCAGGATTCCGACGGGCTGATCGGGGTCACCGGCCTGCATAGGATGGATTTCAAGAACCGTCACGCCAACTTTGGCATAGCCATCGGCGACAAGGACCAGTGGGGAAAGGGTTACGGCACCGAGGTGACCTCCCTCATGCTCCGGCACGCCTTCGAGGGTCTGAACATGAACCGCGTCTGGCTCCACGTCTATGAAAACAACGTGCGCGGCATCAAGACGTACGAAAGGACCGGCTTCAGGAAAGAGGGCCTGCTCCGACAGGAACGATACTCCGAAGGTCGCTACTGGGACACCATCGTAATGGCGATCCTCCGTGAGGAGTGGGACGCGCTGCAGCCGCGGCGATGA
- a CDS encoding glucose 1-dehydrogenase, producing the protein MGGRFAGKVALITGSASGIGEATAKRFAQEGAKVVVVDINQEGMRRVVGEIQAQGGQASACAADVAEPADAEAMVRHAVDTFGRLDILHNNATSGALGIVTDMTIEAWNRTVAVNLTAPFLATKFALPVMMEQGGGVIINTSSAAGIMAEYGLSAYGAAKAAVISLTRSTAIEYARYNIRANCVCPGGVATPPTLALAAAVDGLRERMVKAHPLGRLGKPEEIANVVLFLASDESSFVTGAAFLVDGGSLATKSVNLLGGDWP; encoded by the coding sequence ATGGGTGGACGGTTTGCCGGCAAGGTCGCGCTGATTACGGGGAGCGCCTCGGGGATTGGTGAGGCGACTGCCAAACGCTTTGCGCAGGAAGGCGCCAAGGTCGTGGTGGTCGACATCAACCAAGAAGGGATGCGTCGGGTCGTCGGCGAGATCCAGGCGCAGGGTGGTCAGGCGTCCGCCTGCGCTGCCGACGTTGCCGAGCCCGCCGATGCGGAGGCGATGGTCCGGCACGCCGTCGACACGTTCGGTCGCCTCGATATCTTGCACAACAACGCCACCAGCGGGGCGTTGGGGATCGTGACCGACATGACGATCGAGGCGTGGAACCGCACCGTTGCGGTCAACTTGACGGCACCGTTCCTGGCCACGAAGTTTGCGCTCCCGGTCATGATGGAGCAGGGCGGCGGCGTCATCATCAACACCTCATCCGCCGCCGGGATCATGGCCGAATACGGTCTGTCGGCCTACGGCGCGGCCAAAGCCGCCGTGATCAGCCTCACCCGTTCCACGGCGATCGAATACGCGCGCTATAACATCCGAGCGAACTGTGTTTGTCCCGGCGGGGTCGCTACGCCTCCCACCCTGGCGCTGGCCGCAGCCGTCGACGGCTTGCGCGAGCGTATGGTGAAGGCGCATCCGCTCGGCCGCCTCGGCAAACCGGAGGAGATCGCCAACGTTGTCTTGTTCCTCGCCTCGGACGAGTCGTCGTTCGTTACCGGCGCCGCCTTCCTGGTTGATGGTGGCTCGTTGGCGACCAAGAGCGTCAACCTGTTGGGTGGAGACTGGCCGTAA
- a CDS encoding nuclear transport factor 2 family protein: protein MDDLNKRLDDLAGRVQALEDELAIHRLIVRYGFAVDIGDADHAAKLFTEDTVYDVDVGVMRGRKGIRDMVLNDPHHSLVGNCAHQIGPAVVEVNGDRAVATGYSRVYLRQGDGFEVFRVSFNRFELERRGRQWQIAHRTTRLLGHAEAKTIFAAALE from the coding sequence ATGGACGACTTGAACAAGAGACTCGATGACCTCGCAGGGCGGGTACAGGCCCTGGAGGACGAACTCGCGATCCATCGCCTGATCGTGCGCTATGGCTTCGCCGTCGACATCGGCGACGCCGACCATGCGGCCAAACTGTTTACGGAAGACACGGTCTATGACGTAGATGTCGGTGTGATGCGCGGCCGCAAAGGGATACGCGACATGGTGTTGAACGATCCACACCACAGCCTGGTGGGCAACTGTGCACACCAGATCGGCCCCGCCGTGGTCGAAGTGAACGGGGACCGCGCGGTCGCCACCGGCTACTCGCGCGTGTACCTGCGCCAAGGCGACGGCTTCGAGGTCTTTCGCGTCAGCTTCAACCGCTTTGAGCTGGAACGCCGCGGCCGACAATGGCAGATCGCCCATCGCACCACGCGTTTGCTCGGACATGCGGAGGCCAAAACGATATTCGCCGCTGCGCTGGAATGA
- a CDS encoding SDR family NAD(P)-dependent oxidoreductase has product MRLKNKVAIVTGGARGIGAGIARCLAAEGARLALIDLDGPEAQATAATLGVEAIGLAADVSQETQASAAVERVIDHFGGLDILVNNAGGGGPNSMSSVGSPFTRIDQAGWDDQIATNLRTTFAMSKAAIPPLQQRGGGSIVNVASIAGLIAAVPIPAYGAAKAGVISLTKSLALELAAHNIRVNAICPGYLWTRAWEMLAMMLKMGTAQYADMELRDIFLDQVKRGVPLGREQTPEDIGKLAVFLSSADGENITGQAIAVDGGITLRVGTS; this is encoded by the coding sequence ATGCGACTCAAGAACAAGGTAGCCATCGTCACCGGTGGAGCCCGCGGCATCGGCGCGGGCATTGCTCGCTGTCTGGCGGCGGAGGGCGCCCGCCTGGCGTTGATCGACTTGGACGGCCCGGAAGCACAGGCCACGGCAGCCACACTCGGGGTCGAGGCCATTGGCCTGGCAGCCGACGTCTCACAGGAAACACAGGCCAGCGCCGCGGTTGAACGAGTGATCGATCACTTCGGTGGGCTCGATATCCTGGTCAACAATGCTGGAGGCGGCGGTCCAAACAGTATGAGCTCGGTTGGTAGTCCGTTTACGCGCATCGATCAGGCCGGATGGGACGATCAAATTGCCACCAATCTGCGTACGACTTTTGCGATGTCGAAAGCGGCCATCCCGCCCTTGCAGCAACGTGGCGGCGGTTCGATCGTCAACGTCGCTTCCATTGCCGGCCTCATCGCCGCGGTGCCAATCCCGGCATACGGCGCCGCCAAAGCCGGTGTCATCTCGCTGACCAAAAGCCTGGCGCTGGAGCTGGCGGCGCACAACATCCGCGTCAATGCCATTTGCCCTGGCTATCTGTGGACGCGGGCGTGGGAAATGCTGGCCATGATGTTGAAAATGGGCACGGCACAGTACGCCGATATGGAGCTGCGCGATATCTTTCTGGACCAGGTGAAGCGCGGCGTCCCACTCGGCCGCGAGCAGACACCGGAAGACATTGGTAAACTGGCCGTTTTCCTCAGCAGCGCCGACGGCGAGAACATCACCGGTCAGGCAATTGCCGTCGATGGCGGCATCACGCTGCGCGTCGGAACGTCATGA
- a CDS encoding MFS transporter: protein MTAGATRPVPQEGDSRLARRTVLAICGMLGYQGYTMAINSIGAPWIAKSFDLGESGIATLYAWISISALGALALSRAADRIGRRRILLCCMVTTPLCALGAALSQDRILFTVCEVFLYAFIGATISSSVVMLAEALPIAERARGQSYGGLAMGLGSGVCVLLMPLLEHAGYSWRWLLVISAGGLLALPLAVRMLPESQRWEHATANGTMRGSSFVDAFRHRYRRRTVPIMSCALMSAISATAITGWSYFHAVSVVGLSAAAASMMILIGGGLGMTGFALGAWGCESFGRVPTVVTSGLAVVAGALFFYWGPPAHFISPALWLGAGFCWFTTAANTAMVGGNAAATELFPTTLRGTMIGWFTLINAIGAVSAQGAIALLALPLGGLSNVVGYLAMLSVPSAIIFGLFIDETRGLSLEVAAKEQGMGVGD from the coding sequence ATGACGGCAGGCGCAACCCGGCCCGTCCCGCAAGAAGGCGACAGCAGGCTGGCGCGCCGAACCGTCCTGGCAATCTGTGGAATGCTGGGTTACCAGGGCTACACGATGGCGATCAACAGCATTGGTGCGCCATGGATCGCGAAGAGTTTTGACCTGGGCGAATCGGGAATTGCGACACTCTACGCCTGGATCTCCATATCGGCACTCGGCGCGCTCGCCCTGTCGCGGGCGGCGGACCGCATCGGGCGCCGCCGCATCCTACTCTGCTGCATGGTGACGACACCGCTCTGTGCGCTCGGCGCCGCGCTTTCGCAGGACAGAATCCTGTTCACCGTCTGCGAGGTTTTTCTCTACGCCTTCATCGGCGCGACCATCTCGAGCTCGGTCGTGATGTTGGCCGAGGCGCTACCGATCGCCGAGCGCGCCAGGGGCCAGAGCTACGGCGGGCTCGCCATGGGTTTAGGGAGCGGCGTGTGCGTGCTGCTCATGCCACTGCTGGAGCACGCCGGCTATTCGTGGCGCTGGTTGTTAGTGATCTCGGCGGGCGGGCTGTTAGCCCTGCCACTCGCCGTCCGCATGCTGCCGGAGAGCCAGCGCTGGGAGCACGCCACGGCCAACGGCACCATGCGTGGCAGCAGTTTCGTTGACGCCTTTCGGCACCGCTACCGGCGCCGTACCGTCCCCATCATGTCATGCGCGCTGATGAGCGCTATTTCGGCCACTGCCATCACCGGATGGAGTTACTTTCATGCGGTCTCCGTCGTTGGTCTGTCTGCTGCAGCCGCCAGCATGATGATCTTGATCGGCGGCGGCCTCGGCATGACCGGGTTCGCGCTGGGCGCGTGGGGATGCGAATCCTTCGGCCGAGTACCGACGGTGGTGACTTCCGGGTTGGCGGTTGTGGCGGGAGCTCTCTTCTTCTATTGGGGGCCGCCAGCGCATTTTATTTCCCCAGCACTGTGGCTCGGCGCCGGGTTCTGTTGGTTCACGACCGCTGCCAACACCGCCATGGTGGGCGGCAACGCCGCAGCCACTGAACTCTTCCCGACGACGCTGCGCGGCACAATGATCGGTTGGTTTACCCTGATCAACGCCATCGGCGCCGTCTCAGCACAGGGCGCCATTGCGCTGCTGGCGCTGCCGCTGGGCGGCCTTTCCAATGTCGTCGGCTATCTCGCCATGCTCAGTGTACCCAGCGCTATCATCTTCGGCCTCTTCATCGACGAAACCCGCGGCCTGTCACTCGAGGTTGCAGCGAAAGAACAGGGGATGGGGGTTGGGGATTAG
- a CDS encoding electron transfer flavoprotein subunit alpha/FixB family protein has translation MGNVLVFAEHQHHKFPKSTQVAIAAGKEAARIVGGDCYAVILGKGIDALANELAEYGVKKVFSVDDAAFEHYLAGTYAAAVTQLVKEKGVEIIVAAATAAGKDLLPRAAALLGAGMASEVVTFNADGTFERPMYAGNAVATVKLEGSPKVVTVRATAMDPATKGGGKAEIEKVSISLDAAAQAVKFVSFSETKSNRPVLTEARIIVSGGRALKSAENFKTVLEPLVDVLGAAMGASRAAVDAGFVPNDLQIGQTGKVVAPDLYIAVGISGAIQHVAGMKDSKTIVAINKDEEAPIFQVADYGLVADLFKAVPELKEELEKLKH, from the coding sequence ATGGGAAACGTTCTCGTATTCGCTGAACACCAACACCATAAATTTCCGAAATCGACACAGGTTGCCATTGCGGCGGGCAAAGAAGCGGCCCGCATCGTCGGCGGCGACTGTTACGCCGTTATCCTCGGCAAAGGTATCGATGCCCTGGCCAACGAACTGGCCGAGTACGGGGTCAAGAAAGTGTTCTCTGTCGATGATGCCGCTTTCGAGCATTATCTGGCGGGCACGTATGCCGCGGCGGTTACGCAACTGGTCAAAGAGAAGGGCGTCGAGATTATCGTGGCCGCCGCCACGGCTGCCGGGAAGGATCTGCTGCCGCGTGCCGCTGCCTTGCTCGGGGCCGGCATGGCCAGTGAGGTCGTCACCTTCAATGCCGACGGCACTTTCGAGCGTCCCATGTATGCCGGGAACGCCGTCGCCACGGTGAAGCTGGAAGGCTCGCCCAAGGTGGTGACTGTCCGTGCGACCGCGATGGATCCCGCCACCAAAGGGGGCGGCAAGGCCGAAATCGAGAAGGTGAGCATCAGCCTCGACGCCGCTGCGCAAGCCGTCAAGTTTGTCAGCTTCAGCGAGACCAAATCGAACCGCCCGGTGCTGACGGAAGCGCGTATCATCGTCTCCGGTGGGCGCGCCTTGAAGTCGGCCGAGAATTTCAAGACCGTGTTGGAGCCGCTGGTCGACGTCCTCGGTGCCGCCATGGGCGCGAGCCGCGCCGCTGTCGATGCAGGCTTCGTACCGAACGATCTGCAGATCGGGCAAACGGGCAAGGTGGTTGCGCCCGATTTGTACATCGCCGTCGGCATCTCCGGCGCCATCCAGCACGTCGCCGGCATGAAGGATTCCAAGACGATCGTTGCCATCAACAAGGACGAGGAGGCGCCGATCTTCCAGGTGGCCGACTACGGATTGGTCGCCGATCTCTTCAAAGCCGTGCCCGAGTTGAAGGAAGAACTCGAGAAGCTGAAGCATTAG